The Spirosoma sp. SC4-14 DNA window GGATACGGTCTTATACAATGCCTATTCCCCACGCATGTGGGGATGAACCGAAATTTTCTATCAGAAACGATAAGTGGAATGGCTATTCCCCACGCATGTGGGGATGAACCGACAAAACGAAGCCAGCAGGACGGAGTGGAGTTCTATTCCCCACGCATGTGGGGATGAACCGAAATTGGCCCAATATGAAGCCAGTTTAAAGGACTATTCCCCACGCATGTGGAGATGAACCGTTAATACGCGATAAAATCGAGTCTTTGGGATACTATTCCCCACGCATGTGGGGATGAACCGCATTTCCCGTAAAAGCGGGCGACGTACAGGCCATAGTCCACACACGCGGGTAGTAATGAACCATACTGACCACCGTTACCGAAAGCACAGACCCCAATCTGTTGTATGATCTGAAAGCTCGACGGAAAACTGGTGTACAGGTAATCTGGAATCGATGGTTTTGCAAGGTCTTCTTCGATCCGGCCAGCACTACTAAGATGCCACTACTACGTGGTTATACGTTTTTATGAAAAAGCCCTGTTTAACCGTAATGAATTAAATCGAATATGATCAAATTTACGTATTTTAAAGGCTAATTCGCCGGTCAATGCGCATCCTTTACTTACTCTTCGTTCTGATTCCGTGGTGTCTACTAGCCCAATCAACTGATCCGATTGGCAAAGGCTGGCAAACGTTAACCATTTCCGATGGTCTATCGCAGGGGATGATTTATGATCTTAAACAAGACAGCAAAGGATTTATCTGGGTCGCTACCAAAGACGGACTTAATCGCTATGACGGGCGTAATTTTTCGGTGTTCACCCACGATCCGTTCAACCCCTATAGCCTCTCCGACAACAGTTGTTCGGCCTTGTTGATTGACCGACAACAGCGGCTCTGGATTGGCACGCTCAGTCAAGGGCTGAATTTGTATGATGCCCGAACCCGGAAATTCTTTCATATCGATATCCGGGATGATAATTCGCCCGACGCAGGCAATCACGAAGTTCGGCTACTGGCCGAAGACCCGGATGGCAACATTTGGGTCAATACGGATCAGGACAAACTGTTCAGAATTACCCTGCCCGCTTATCTGAAAACCGGTTTCCCGGATAGCGCCAATTTTACCAGTCAGGCTCGATTTAGTTCCATTACACTGGTAGGTATGGCCACTATTGCCTCCGCCCATCATATTCAGTTTCGGCCTGATGGCACAGCAACTGTTGGAACCACCTACGGTATGTGTTCTTTCAATTGGCGACAGGTGCGAGACATGCGACCTGACAATCGCCCAGTCAAGCTGGCCGTAGAAGCGTGGAATATAAGCGATGATGCCGCTCAGGGCGACTACTGGTTTTCAACAAAACGAAATCAGCTTCATGGCTGGCAGCGGGGAATCCATAAAGTCATCAGTTTACCTGGTGAAGCGACGGGGGCGTTAGTCGAATTTCTTGATGCATCTACTGTAGCGGTGGCCACCCAGCAACACCTTTGGTTAATGAGGCCCGAACAACTTTTTGCGCAGGATAGCTTAACGGCCCGAACTATGTTTACGGCGATACCGCCCGACGCAATGGGTCTGACAACATTGATGAAAGATCAGACCGGTTCGATCTGGTTTGGAACATTCGGCTATGGCATACGGGTGTTCAATCCTAAGGTCAACCAGTTCAGGGTCTTTTTGCCGAAAATTTCCCTTACCTATCTCTGGCAGGACCAGGCAGGACACATAGATGTCCGCCACTTCCAGCATTATGCCCGGCTTGACCAGGCCAGCAATGGGCTCGTTCCCTTTCTGACTAAAACAAACGCTGGAAATGATCTGCATCATAACTATCTGATGCAGAGTGAAACCGGATTTCTATGGGTGTCGGGTATCGATTACAGCCAAAAAATACATCAGCTACTCAAGTACACATCGACCGGGCAATTACTGAAGGCGTACAAGCTTCCTGCCCAAACCGCCTTTGGTACGTATCTCAATCAGACGGTAGAAGATCAGGAGGGCCAGCTCTGGCTGGGGGCTATCAATGGGAAACTTCTGCGGTTCGATCCTGAAACGGAAACCTTCGCCGTATTTAGCTATAAACACCTGCTTCCCCAACGTGGAGCCGACATAGAAGTAGGGGCCCTATATTTCGACCGGGTCGGTACGCTCTGGATCGGTACGACCAGAGGTCTGGTCAGGGCCGACCACGTTCAGACCAGACCCGCCTTTGCTATTTACAAAAATAACATATTGGAGCGGCAGAGTCTGAGCCACGATGTTGTGTCGAGTATGGTTGATGATCCGAACCAGCCAAACCGATACCTGTGGGTCGGAACTAAAGGTGGGGGATTAGAACGACTGGATAAACAGTCGGGGCAGTTTCGCCACTTCACCGAAGCGCAGGGGCTACCCAACAAAGTGGTCTATGGTATCCTGACCGATGAATTTAACAACCTTTGGATGAGTACCAACCGGGGGCTGGCTCTGTTTAATCCCCGAACCTTCACGTTTCGTACCTATTCTAAAGCTGATGGCCTGCAGGATGATGAGTTTAATACCGGATCTTACTTCAAAACGGCTTCCGGTATGCTGCTGTTCGGTGGCGTTAATGGGCTAACGATCTTTCGGGCGAAGGATGTAGTGGGTAAGGTGATGGCTCCTCCGCAAGCGCATCTGGTCAGTCTGAAAATCAATAATGAGCCTGTAGTCGTTGGGGGGGCTGATGGTATTTTACCCCAGAGTATCGAGAATATAACGCATATCGATCTGGCTCATGACCAGAATTTAATTACGCTTGAGTTTGCGGTGATGAATTTCACCAATCCCGCTAAGAATCGCTTTCGCTATCAGCTTGAGGGTATTGACCGGACCTGGGTAGAGGCTGGCACGAACCACTTTGCCAATTACGCACAATTACCCAGTGGTCAGTACACCCTGCACATGATGGGCTCGCCCGATGGGCTAAACTGGAGTAAACCGGTCGAACTTCATCTCCAGATTCATCCGCCTTTTTACCGGACCTGGTGGGCTTATGTCCTTTATCTGGGTATTTTCGTCTTGGTTGGCTGGCAATTGTACCGCTTCCAGAAACAACGGTTCATACTCCAGCAGCAGGTTAGATTCGAGCAGAAAGAAGCGAGCCGGCTGGCTGAGCTCGACGCACTGAAAACGAAGTTTTT harbors:
- a CDS encoding ATP-binding protein, producing the protein MRILYLLFVLIPWCLLAQSTDPIGKGWQTLTISDGLSQGMIYDLKQDSKGFIWVATKDGLNRYDGRNFSVFTHDPFNPYSLSDNSCSALLIDRQQRLWIGTLSQGLNLYDARTRKFFHIDIRDDNSPDAGNHEVRLLAEDPDGNIWVNTDQDKLFRITLPAYLKTGFPDSANFTSQARFSSITLVGMATIASAHHIQFRPDGTATVGTTYGMCSFNWRQVRDMRPDNRPVKLAVEAWNISDDAAQGDYWFSTKRNQLHGWQRGIHKVISLPGEATGALVEFLDASTVAVATQQHLWLMRPEQLFAQDSLTARTMFTAIPPDAMGLTTLMKDQTGSIWFGTFGYGIRVFNPKVNQFRVFLPKISLTYLWQDQAGHIDVRHFQHYARLDQASNGLVPFLTKTNAGNDLHHNYLMQSETGFLWVSGIDYSQKIHQLLKYTSTGQLLKAYKLPAQTAFGTYLNQTVEDQEGQLWLGAINGKLLRFDPETETFAVFSYKHLLPQRGADIEVGALYFDRVGTLWIGTTRGLVRADHVQTRPAFAIYKNNILERQSLSHDVVSSMVDDPNQPNRYLWVGTKGGGLERLDKQSGQFRHFTEAQGLPNKVVYGILTDEFNNLWMSTNRGLALFNPRTFTFRTYSKADGLQDDEFNTGSYFKTASGMLLFGGVNGLTIFRAKDVVGKVMAPPQAHLVSLKINNEPVVVGGADGILPQSIENITHIDLAHDQNLITLEFAVMNFTNPAKNRFRYQLEGIDRTWVEAGTNHFANYAQLPSGQYTLHMMGSPDGLNWSKPVELHLQIHPPFYRTWWAYVLYLGIFVLVGWQLYRFQKQRFILQQQVRFEQKEASRLAELDALKTKFFANISHEFRTPLTLILGPVEQMAQEYSHDGRFSILQRNANRLLGLINQLLDLSKLEAEQLRPELERSNIAAFFRTIASSFTSLAEGRQIQFRFLQDDVNYLADFDRDKLEKIVTNLLANAFKFTPSGNEVRLRVHYLITGQAATLQCTIEDTGIGISPENLPHIFERFYQADGKANRAYEGTGIGLALVYELVKVLGGTISVSSNEGVGTTFAVVLPLINVSDPTRLINPHKQATAAPTDLTPPTEVGCRTGSVTGKTDSVADPVLQPTSEPILLIIDDNADIRAYVRSIFAADYRVIEAEDGQEGLEKATATLPNLIICDLMMPRLDGFGFCRALKSQDATSHIPVVMLTAKATVEDRIEGFELGADDYLTKPFNQAEIRVRVQNLIRQRQRLYQWFSSNRVDQKAPVAMPPLLAIEQRFIDQLTNTILQQLDNSAFGVEELAQAVNLSRSQLHRKLKAIANSSPTDWIREIRLQSAAELLKEGTQTVTQVAYAVGFESLSYFAKVFQERYGVSPSQYGKSPSGPV